The genomic DNA aaggatttttttttatttattttttttcattccaatAGATTACGGTGTCGTATTTTTTAATGCCAGCGGAGAGTTGAGAGTTGAGAGAAGAATAGACAAACTTTTTTTGGGTTTGCAACGGGAAAGTAATAAATTTATAGGGTTCAAAATGAAACTGTTTTTCCTATTAGGCttttaaaagtacaatttgattaatatttaataataatttatctcaaatttaataatgactTTTAAAAGAACAAGTCACAAAATATGAAAGTAGAACTGTGGGAGTGGGAGGTTTGTATAAGCTGTGTAGCCTTACTCATAAAGTTAGGATATACTTAGGCACATTTGAGTCACAGATTCCAAACCCCATAGCTTAAAAATTACACATTTATTCATGTAATAAATTAAGGGACGCATTTATCCACTATTCCCTGTGGTATCATATAAATATTGTTAGATATAATGATATCACAATAGAAATGTACAGTTGAAACAATTGGAATTGGCCTGACAGAGACAGTGATAATTAAAAGATTCTAGTTCATCTTCctggaaaagaaaaggatatatatatatatcctcattCAATGGTGGATTTTGAGCTGAGTCACTCGATCCCTCTTAATACGAACCTCAGATGTTAAAGAGATCGAGAATCGGAGAATCAATAACGGGAGGAGTACATTAATTCTACCAAATGCTTTTATTTCCACTTGCTGATACGGGCCCTGGAAGAAAGAATATAATCACATGAAAATATGCATGTCTTCTCAGTACTGCTACTAAGAATTTGACTCATGACCGAAAGTACTGCTCCTTTTCAGGAAATTGAAGGAGAATAGTTTTCGAGGCAAGAGTAAAAAATTAAGGTTTGATATTTAAAATCATATGATTTTTCAAAATGCATTCTCTTGCCTATGGTGTGAATACATgcaataaaatatgaattaaattattaaatttatttctttctataaactaattaattaagcttttgGTAGCAGAGGTTTTGAATTCGAATAACCATGTCTCCTTCGATCAATtcactctcaatttcaaataagtATTTCTAGCTAGTACGTCTTGGCTTCACTTATTAGGAAGAAGCTTTAGCCCACACataatgagaaatgatagaatataaattaaataattaaattcatctcaTCCTAcaggtttaagcttttgaaacaaGTAGAAATTTAACAAgctgaattttttctttttaatattttaaacttttatttttttcaaacgcaCTCCAAACACAATAATTTCtgctattttgtttaaaatgcGTGCTTAGCATGTGAAATCACATGGCTGAACAAACTCAAAGTCTTAGACCAATATTTAACTCTATGAAtcacaaataatataaatgcccacttcaaaaaaatcaataccaCAAAtgaaacctatatatatatatatatatatagtatcatAAAGCACATACAGTAGCATGCTTAAGACACAGTACTATCCGGTCAAGATAAGTTGGAATAATCTGATCCCCATAATAAAAAATGGTCTTTAACCAAAGACGAAGCATCTATATAATCCCCATGCTTGAACACTCACAAAATCATACCAGTAAAAGTCTCTGAACCTGTTTAAGGTCATTGTGAGTTCCCATATACCCAGCTACCTTTTTGATAACATGGTTCGTACTTCTATGGTTAAGAAAATACCCCCCACTGAAGAGGTGTTACGGGATATCTTCAAAAAATACGACGCTAATGGTGACGGCCGTCTCAGCAAGGCAGAGCTAAAGGACGCCTTCCGACACCTTGGCTCTCGTATGCCCGGCTGGAGAGCCGGCCGTGTCCTCCACCATGCTGATGGCAACGGAGATGGATTTGTCAGCAAGGAGGAGCTGAGCGAGCTCGTGAAATACGCTAAGAAACATGGATATTCCGTTTAGTAAacaataatctatatatatgtacgtaGACTTAATTATATAATAGTATATAGTGTCAGCTGATCATATATCATGTTAATTACTCCATATATGTTTCAGCTTCTTCTATGATGTAGAACCGAAAAGATGGCCTGCTCCTTTTGTATAAGATCGAGGATGCAGTGCTTGTATGTGTGCGttagttttgttatatatatatatataaaaaagagtATGTTGTATTCACATGTTTTTCTTTGATCACTTGTTTTCAGCCGTACGttatattcttcttcttggttGGTCCAGTACTCGTGCTCGATCTATAATAATGCTTTTGATGGATGCAACACAAAAAGGTTGCTATAATTAGATCGCTGTGGACATATCATATATGCTATATATAATTAGACGGAAGCTTAATTACCCTTTTGATTAAGGCAGACTACTTCTTTAATTACATTAAGGTTAAGGtgattaattaaacatgtttttAATATAATGGAGAAGCCTAATCACTTAGCGGTGAACATGAAAATTATCTTCCAATTGTAGGGGTCACATAAGAGATTAATGGCTGAAATCACTTGCGCGcgtatattttcaaaaaccatAATTAGATGGACTAGAATCCCTTGGAATTAGAGGGAATCTCAAATTTTCTCCAATTGGAGATCCCGACTGTTCATTTTCATCCAACGGTCCAAATTTgttaactaaaataaattattaaaatattatttaattatattttaaaaataaatcaaaataaaaaaaataaaaaatttaaaaacatatgcggtggccggccacctccgTTAACAGCCCAAGGGTGGCTTCGGCTACCCCTTAGCCCTTGGGGGttgtccggccacccccaagggccNNNNNNNNNNNNNNNNNNNNNNNNNNNNNNNcactgcctctctctctctctctctctctctctctatatatatatatatatatatatatatatatatatatatatgtggtgtATTTCGTAAATCTTACCTTTCTATTTTTAGCTTTAGATTAGGACTATAAAAAATTAGTCGATCTGCAGATGCAAGATTAGTTTTTGATGATGTAAAGTGAAGTCCACCGCATCCATGGTGAAAAATCATGATCAAAGAATTAGATCGATCGATGTGGCGTAATATATATTCAAGTCTTGATTGTCAAGTAAGATAAAAGGAAAACGAACAAACCACCACATTCAAAGCGAATCCCTTACAATGGCCACTACTTTGGAGTTGGGAATCAAAGCCATATATGATATGTTGGAGCATTTTCAAGTACAAGAATTTGCTACCCAGTAATTTTCTTGATAGCCAAGCTGTGGAAGATTTTTTGTACTGTAATGAGGTTCctgtaaaacaaaaacaatgtcAGAGGGTCTTTGGTTGAGGCCGAAGACTCTGATACTTAAATTACTagtgtctttattttttagtaagaaaaataataaaaattcgcCTCTAATT from Corylus avellana chromosome ca6, CavTom2PMs-1.0 includes the following:
- the LOC132183914 gene encoding uncharacterized protein LOC132183914 yields the protein MGPQRALLENWNTGDGGGEVRFWLEMMERRRSDFEKTNLQAYTDSASEAMEETIHGRGGAGGDDPFYLFDNMVRTSMVKKIPPTEEVLRDIFKKYDANGDGRLSKAELKDAFRHLGSRMPGWRAGRVLHHADGNGDGFVSKEELSELVKYAKKHGYSV